One Candidatus Omnitrophota bacterium DNA segment encodes these proteins:
- a CDS encoding endonuclease Q family protein, with protein sequence MEFIADFHIHSKYSRATSRDMDIKHLADWAKLKGITLMGTGDFTHHLWLEELKHNLEDTGNGLYKHNGINFILTAEISSIYSKKGKTYRIHNLIFSPSFKTTDKINETLSRCGNLSSDGRPILGLDAAELARIVFDIDENCMVIPGHIWTPWFSLFGSMSGFDKIEDCFEKATPKIFALETGLSSDPAMNWRLSALDKFSLISNSDSHSPQKIGREANVFNCDLNYNTIREVLKTKDKKRFLYTIEFFPEEGKYHFDGHRLCDARLSPEETKKNKGMCPKCGKPVTVGVMNRVDQLADRPDGFVPDNSIPFKNLIPLDEIIADVKGMGKASQTVEREYMGLIAKFGTEFNILLKASKEELLKGLPKAIAEAVINVREGKVNIKAGFDGEYGIISIAKDNNNKPEQGEKQLSLF encoded by the coding sequence ATGGAATTTATTGCTGATTTTCATATTCATTCAAAATATTCCCGTGCAACAAGCCGGGATATGGATATTAAGCATCTGGCTGATTGGGCTAAATTAAAAGGGATTACTTTGATGGGGACAGGTGATTTTACCCATCATCTTTGGCTTGAAGAACTAAAACACAATTTAGAAGATACTGGCAACGGTTTGTATAAGCACAACGGCATTAATTTTATTTTAACCGCAGAAATCAGCAGTATTTATTCTAAAAAAGGCAAGACCTACCGCATACACAATTTAATATTTAGCCCTTCTTTTAAAACCACCGATAAGATTAATGAAACATTAAGCCGCTGCGGAAACCTTTCTAGCGACGGCCGGCCGATCTTAGGGCTTGATGCTGCGGAACTTGCGCGTATCGTATTTGATATTGATGAAAACTGCATGGTTATCCCAGGGCATATTTGGACACCGTGGTTTTCTCTCTTTGGCTCAATGTCAGGGTTTGATAAAATTGAGGATTGTTTTGAGAAAGCAACTCCAAAGATATTTGCTCTTGAGACCGGGCTTTCCAGCGATCCGGCAATGAATTGGCGTTTGAGCGCTTTGGATAAATTTAGTTTAATATCTAACAGCGATTCGCATTCACCGCAGAAGATAGGAAGAGAGGCGAATGTTTTTAATTGCGATTTAAATTATAATACTATAAGAGAAGTACTAAAGACAAAAGACAAAAAAAGATTTTTATATACGATTGAATTTTTTCCGGAAGAAGGAAAATATCATTTTGACGGCCACAGGCTTTGCGATGCAAGATTATCCCCGGAAGAAACCAAGAAAAATAAAGGCATGTGCCCAAAATGCGGAAAACCGGTTACCGTAGGTGTCATGAACCGCGTAGACCAGCTTGCAGACAGGCCGGATGGATTTGTGCCGGATAACAGCATCCCTTTTAAAAATTTAATCCCTTTAGATGAAATCATTGCCGATGTAAAGGGAATGGGGAAAGCTTCCCAGACAGTTGAAAGAGAATATATGGGGTTAATTGCTAAATTTGGCACAGAATTCAATATTCTTCTTAAGGCTTCAAAAGAAGAACTATTAAAAGGGCTGCCAAAGGCAATTGCAGAAGCAGTTATAAATGTACGCGAGGGTAAGGTTAATATTAAAGCCGGATTTGATGGGGAATACGGTATTATTTCAATTGCCAAAGATAATAACAATAAGCCAGAGCAGGGAGAAAAGCAGTTAAGCCTATTTTAA
- a CDS encoding NAD(P)H-dependent oxidoreductase — MKSAIVYYSYSGNTRKVAEALAMYLLQFGSVEQIELKAPDESKSFLGQCKRAFSHTKAKLEETNYDLSGYDLICFGSPVWAFGPAPAINTYLAKCTGVENKQVVIFTTYGSGAGKQRCMDYMRESLAAKGVKELQQFSVQQFKVKDQKIVLLKIKEGLRLWPNG; from the coding sequence ATGAAAAGCGCAATTGTGTATTATTCATATAGCGGGAATACAAGAAAAGTAGCAGAGGCATTAGCTATGTATTTGTTACAATTTGGAAGTGTTGAGCAAATAGAATTAAAAGCTCCGGATGAATCAAAATCTTTTCTTGGCCAATGTAAGAGAGCCTTCTCCCATACAAAAGCAAAATTAGAGGAAACGAACTATGATTTATCCGGGTATGATTTGATTTGTTTTGGTTCTCCGGTTTGGGCATTTGGGCCAGCGCCGGCAATAAATACTTATTTGGCAAAATGTACAGGTGTAGAAAATAAACAAGTTGTTATTTTTACAACCTATGGGTCAGGTGCGGGCAAACAAAGATGTATGGATTATATGCGAGAATCTCTTGCTGCTAAGGGAGTAAAAGAGTTGCAGCAATTTTCTGTTCAGCAGTTTAAGGTTAAAGATCAAAAGATTGTTTTATTAAAGATTAAAGAAGGTTTGCGCCTGTGGCCCAACGGATAG
- a CDS encoding TIGR00725 family protein, with product MRKKVVSVIGGRACTEEVEQLAHNLGKKLAKVADVLVSGGLTGCMTAVSAGFKAGGGLTIGIIPGYDKKDANKHIDIVIPTGIGLARNVLVVKAGDVVVALPGEAGTLSEIAYCLQFGIPVVSLKSWDIPGVIKAKTVEEAVKEVKRRI from the coding sequence ATGAGAAAAAAGGTCGTGAGTGTCATAGGAGGTAGGGCTTGTACTGAGGAAGTGGAGCAATTAGCCCATAATTTAGGCAAAAAACTCGCTAAAGTGGCGGATGTGCTCGTTTCTGGAGGGTTGACAGGCTGTATGACTGCAGTAAGTGCCGGTTTTAAGGCCGGAGGTGGTCTAACCATAGGTATTATACCGGGTTACGACAAAAAAGATGCAAATAAGCATATAGACATTGTTATCCCTACGGGTATAGGTTTGGCAAGAAATGTTTTAGTAGTAAAAGCGGGAGACGTGGTTGTGGCATTGCCCGGTGAAGCCGGAACATTGTCAGAGATTGCTTATTGCCTGCAATTTGGCATACCGGTGGTTAGTTTAAAATCTTGGGACATCCCGGGCGTCATTAAAGCCAAGACAGTTGAGGAAGCAGTCAAGGAAGTTAAGAGAAGAATCTAA
- a CDS encoding dihydroorotate dehydrogenase electron transfer subunit — MIKNIFKERVKILANQKIGKDFFELMLESSDITKKALPGQFIEIKVSDAAEPLLRRPLGIHSVKGRNFKVLVEIKGQATKILSTRKVGEYLDVIGPLGNGFFLQPETCNLQPILIAGGMGVAPLLFLAEKIVSSVKFQVSGKPIILIGARTKNQILCEKEFKSLGCKVEIATDDGSKGFKGIATDLLVSFLETCNLKPATIFGCGPAPMLKALSGVAGDHRIPAQLSLEAHMACGIGACLGCVVNTKNGFKRVCKEGPVFDAQEIVWD; from the coding sequence ATGATAAAAAATATTTTTAAGGAAAGAGTAAAAATTTTAGCAAATCAGAAAATCGGCAAAGACTTCTTTGAATTGATGCTCGAGTCTTCTGATATAACGAAGAAGGCATTACCTGGGCAATTTATTGAGATAAAAGTTTCTGACGCAGCAGAGCCATTATTGCGCAGGCCATTAGGAATCCATAGTGTTAAAGGAAGGAATTTTAAAGTTTTAGTTGAGATTAAAGGGCAGGCTACTAAAATTCTCTCAACGAGAAAGGTAGGAGAATATTTAGACGTTATTGGGCCATTGGGAAATGGGTTTTTCTTGCAACCTGAAACCTGCAACCTGCAACCTATTTTGATTGCAGGAGGAATGGGAGTAGCACCGTTGTTATTTCTGGCGGAGAAAATAGTTTCAAGTGTCAAGTTTCAGGTTTCAGGTAAACCAATAATATTGATTGGGGCGAGAACGAAAAATCAGATACTCTGCGAGAAGGAGTTTAAGAGTTTAGGTTGCAAGGTAGAAATTGCAACTGACGATGGCTCTAAAGGATTTAAAGGAATAGCTACGGATTTATTGGTATCTTTTCTTGAAACTTGCAACTTGAAACCTGCAACTATTTTTGGCTGTGGTCCAGCTCCTATGCTTAAGGCTTTATCAGGAGTTGCAGGAGATCATAGAATCCCTGCGCAACTTTCGCTTGAAGCACATATGGCTTGTGGGATAGGCGCGTGTTTGGGCTGTGTTGTTAATACGAAAAATGGGTTTAAAAGAGTTTGTAAGGAAGGCCCGGTTTTTGATGCGCAGGAAATAGTCTGGGACTAG
- the pyrF gene encoding orotidine-5'-phosphate decarboxylase translates to MKNINSKIILALDVDSLKKAEYFLNKLYPDIKIFKIGSHLFTAIGPKIVEVVRKKGGEVFLDLKFFDIPNTVANAVRSAVRLKVKMLTLHIQGGEEMLKAAVKAAEDESCKTGLRRPLLIGVTVLTSQKSSPIRVLKLAKLGLQCGLDGIVCSPKETAYLRSKIKSDFVIVTPGIRPKSAKSDDQKRTATAEAAIKAGSSFLVIGRPILEAKDPLRAIESL, encoded by the coding sequence ATGAAAAATATAAACTCAAAGATAATTCTTGCTTTGGATGTGGACAGCCTTAAAAAGGCAGAGTATTTTCTTAACAAGCTTTATCCTGATATAAAAATATTTAAAATCGGCTCCCATCTATTTACTGCGATTGGGCCAAAGATTGTTGAGGTGGTTAGGAAGAAAGGTGGCGAGGTTTTTCTGGATTTAAAATTTTTTGATATTCCTAATACTGTTGCCAATGCTGTGCGTTCAGCTGTGCGTCTAAAAGTAAAAATGTTAACGCTTCATATTCAAGGTGGAGAGGAGATGCTTAAGGCGGCAGTTAAGGCTGCCGAGGATGAATCTTGCAAAACAGGTTTAAGACGGCCCCTTTTAATCGGGGTAACAGTGCTTACTAGTCAGAAATCTTCTCCGATAAGAGTGTTAAAATTGGCAAAACTTGGACTTCAATGCGGTTTAGATGGAATTGTATGTTCTCCAAAAGAAACTGCATATCTGCGCAGTAAAATTAAGAGCGATTTTGTAATTGTAACTCCGGGGATAAGGCCAAAATCAGCAAAATCAGATGATCAGAAGCGCACTGCTACAGCAGAAGCTGCTATAAAAGCAGGAAGTAGTTTTTTAGTCATAGGCAGACCAATCTTAGAAGCAAAAGACCCATTGAGAGCAATAGAAAGTCTTTAA
- a CDS encoding dihydroorotase has translation MSKILIKNGRVIDPANNIDAICDILIDDSKISQVGKDIKSKVDNIIDAKGMIVMPGGVDIHVHLREPGREDKETVLTGTKAALKGGVTSLLAMPNTTPAIDSVENVKLLQRIIKKDAKCNVFISGAITLGRLGKEITNIAELKKAGIIVVTDDGSNVDDEKVFLEALKKSAKEKILVIDHCEDKSLSNNGVINLGFISTKLGLRGISKESEYLRIQRDIDLAEKAGAAIHIAHVSCKESVEIISKAKKKGIKITCETAPHYFALSEDDVVGYDTNMKMNPPLRTKEDVLVIKEGLKNDIIDAIASDHAPHTENEKDIEFDRAEFGKIGLESGLAVSITELIDKNILDWGSLVKKISLNPSKILGINKGALSAGSDADIIIVDPKQEVILTKQTIVSKSKNSPFLDRKLKGVVKYTILNGKIVYQNLD, from the coding sequence ATGTCTAAAATACTTATAAAAAACGGCAGGGTGATTGACCCGGCCAATAATATTGACGCTATTTGTGACATTTTAATTGATGATTCTAAGATTTCACAGGTCGGAAAAGATATTAAAAGTAAGGTTGATAATATTATTGATGCTAAAGGTATGATTGTTATGCCCGGAGGCGTTGATATACATGTGCATTTAAGAGAGCCGGGCAGAGAAGACAAAGAAACAGTTTTGACTGGGACTAAAGCCGCCCTTAAAGGAGGAGTAACTTCTCTCTTGGCAATGCCGAACACAACTCCCGCAATTGATTCGGTAGAAAATGTGAAATTGCTGCAGAGGATAATAAAAAAAGATGCAAAGTGCAATGTTTTTATAAGCGGGGCAATTACTCTTGGACGCCTTGGGAAAGAAATTACTAATATAGCTGAGCTAAAAAAGGCAGGCATAATTGTTGTTACCGACGACGGCTCTAATGTTGATGACGAGAAAGTGTTCTTAGAAGCACTTAAAAAATCAGCCAAAGAAAAAATCCTTGTTATTGATCATTGTGAAGATAAATCGCTCTCTAATAATGGGGTAATAAATTTAGGATTTATTTCTACTAAGCTGGGCTTGCGGGGAATATCCAAAGAATCAGAGTATTTGCGTATTCAGCGCGACATTGATTTGGCAGAAAAAGCAGGAGCAGCGATACATATCGCGCATGTAAGCTGTAAAGAGTCTGTTGAGATAATTAGCAAGGCCAAGAAAAAAGGAATTAAGATTACTTGTGAGACAGCTCCTCATTATTTCGCTTTGTCAGAGGATGATGTGGTAGGATACGATACCAATATGAAAATGAATCCTCCTTTAAGGACAAAAGAGGACGTATTGGTAATCAAAGAGGGATTAAAAAACGACATTATTGATGCAATCGCATCTGATCATGCGCCGCATACCGAGAATGAAAAAGATATTGAATTTGACCGCGCAGAGTTTGGTAAAATCGGGTTAGAATCGGGATTGGCGGTGAGCATTACGGAATTAATTGATAAAAATATCCTGGATTGGGGTTCTTTGGTTAAAAAAATATCCTTAAATCCTTCAAAAATACTCGGTATCAATAAAGGGGCATTAAGTGCAGGCAGTGATGCTGATATTATTATAGTTGATCCTAAGCAAGAAGTAATCCTTACCAAACAAACAATCGTTTCAAAATCAAAAAACTCGCCTTTTTTAGACAGAAAACTCAAAGGTGTGGTAAAATATACTATTCTTAATGGAAAAATAGTATATCAAAATTTAGATTAA
- a CDS encoding dihydroorotate dehydrogenase codes for MTNLNTHIGKLKLKNPVMVASGTFGYVEEFKDFIDLKKLGAVVTKTITLNPRQGNPMPRTCETPSGMLNSIGLENPGLEGFIKNKLPYLKKLGVPIIVSIASETDVDEFGILVERLSKIKEISAIELNISCPNIKSHVSSFKFQDKSTKHLISQDPKATFEVVKVVRRLTTKPLITKLSPNVTDVVEIALAAERAGSDALALINTLSGMSIDINTRKPKIAMVTAGLSGPAIRPVAVRMIWECFQKVKIPIIGMGGIMDTANAIEFFLAGATAISVGTANFVNPKATVEIIKGIEKYCRENNIRDIKELIGAIEK; via the coding sequence ATGACTAACTTAAATACTCATATAGGAAAATTGAAACTCAAAAACCCGGTAATGGTTGCCTCCGGAACTTTTGGTTATGTTGAGGAATTCAAAGACTTCATTGATTTAAAAAAGTTAGGCGCTGTTGTAACAAAGACCATTACCTTAAATCCCCGGCAGGGAAATCCTATGCCGCGCACCTGTGAAACTCCTTCGGGTATGCTTAATTCCATAGGGCTTGAGAATCCCGGGTTAGAAGGATTTATTAAAAATAAATTACCTTATCTTAAAAAGTTAGGGGTACCAATAATAGTAAGTATTGCTTCCGAAACAGATGTTGATGAATTTGGTATCCTAGTTGAGCGATTAAGTAAAATAAAAGAAATTTCCGCGATTGAATTAAATATTTCCTGTCCCAATATAAAGTCGCATGTTTCAAGTTTCAAGTTTCAAGATAAAAGCACAAAGCACCTAATTTCTCAAGACCCTAAGGCGACTTTTGAAGTAGTGAAGGTTGTTCGTAGGTTGACTACCAAGCCTTTAATTACTAAATTATCTCCAAACGTAACGGATGTTGTTGAGATTGCGCTGGCAGCAGAAAGAGCCGGAAGCGATGCACTCGCTTTAATAAACACTCTTTCCGGTATGAGTATTGATATAAATACAAGAAAACCTAAAATTGCCATGGTAACCGCTGGCCTAAGCGGCCCGGCGATAAGGCCGGTTGCTGTAAGAATGATTTGGGAGTGTTTTCAAAAAGTTAAAATTCCTATTATCGGTATGGGTGGTATAATGGATACTGCAAATGCGATTGAATTCTTTCTTGCAGGTGCAACTGCGATTAGTGTTGGCACAGCAAACTTTGTTAATCCAAAGGCCACAGTTGAGATAATTAAAGGCATAGAAAAATATTGCCGAGAGAATAATATTCGCGACATAAAAGAACTAATAGGTGCAATTGAAAAATGA
- the mutM gene encoding DNA-formamidopyrimidine glycosylase: MPELPEVETIKRELEQAILGKKITDVIVNNPRVIQEPKEKDFVSGLKNAVIKNILRKGKLLVLELSNGKSLSIHLKMTGQLVYPGEGLKSRVTFKFSDGKLLDFFDQRLFAEMRLIDDWHKLKFIQGLGPEPFDISLEQFKKMLGAKKTKIKPLLMDQTFISGIGNLYAAEALFRAKINPARPAQRLTEKEKELLFKEINDTLQEAIKHKGSSVDNYIQLSGEKGDYSKYHKVYGREHKPCLVCKTPIKRIALGGRGTYFCAKCQK; the protein is encoded by the coding sequence ATGCCAGAACTACCGGAAGTTGAAACAATTAAAAGGGAATTAGAGCAGGCGATTTTGGGTAAAAAAATTACGGATGTGATTGTAAATAACCCAAGAGTCATCCAAGAGCCAAAAGAAAAAGATTTTGTCAGCGGTTTAAAAAACGCAGTAATAAAAAATATTTTGCGCAAAGGAAAGCTTTTGGTTTTGGAATTATCAAATGGTAAGTCTTTATCTATCCATTTAAAAATGACCGGGCAGTTGGTTTATCCGGGGGAAGGCTTAAAAAGCAGGGTTACTTTTAAATTCTCTGATGGCAAGTTGTTAGATTTTTTTGATCAGAGGTTATTTGCCGAAATGCGGCTTATTGATGATTGGCACAAATTAAAATTTATCCAAGGATTAGGCCCGGAGCCTTTTGATATAAGCTTAGAGCAATTTAAAAAAATGCTTGGAGCTAAAAAAACAAAGATTAAGCCGTTATTAATGGATCAAACATTTATCTCCGGCATAGGGAATCTTTATGCTGCGGAAGCATTGTTTCGAGCGAAGATTAACCCAGCTCGCCCAGCTCAGAGATTAACTGAAAAAGAAAAAGAGCTGTTATTTAAGGAAATTAATGATACTTTACAGGAAGCAATCAAACATAAAGGCTCTTCGGTCGATAATTATATACAGCTTAGCGGAGAAAAAGGGGATTATTCAAAGTATCACAAGGTTTATGGAAGAGAACATAAGCCTTGTTTAGTTTGCAAGACGCCAATTAAAAGGATTGCTTTGGGTGGAAGGGGAACTTATTTCTGCGCAAAGTGCCAAAAATAG
- a CDS encoding isoprenylcysteine carboxylmethyltransferase family protein — translation MKKRIKIQGFLIFLSVMAVVFFYKQILQEGQSSLSNLIFSGIGLLLVISGYFLRIIARGHKADENPDGKTLVTTGVYKLMRNPMYFGTLLIGLGVILFLFKWWIAVIFLVVYLSIYIPEITKEEAKLKNLFGEAFKNYCKHTPKFFPSLSVLFKRGGNRIFSVKPKWLKKEFSSLAWILAFLIIAKIIFNSILV, via the coding sequence ATGAAAAAACGTATTAAAATTCAAGGGTTCTTGATATTTTTATCAGTGATGGCAGTGGTTTTTTTCTATAAACAAATTCTGCAAGAAGGCCAAAGCAGTTTATCCAATCTGATTTTTTCGGGAATAGGATTGTTACTGGTTATCTCAGGGTATTTTTTAAGAATAATTGCAAGAGGGCACAAGGCAGATGAGAATCCCGACGGGAAAACGCTGGTTACTACCGGTGTATATAAACTAATGCGCAATCCGATGTATTTTGGAACGCTTTTAATCGGGCTGGGAGTTATATTGTTCCTTTTTAAATGGTGGATAGCGGTTATTTTTCTTGTAGTTTATCTTTCAATATATATCCCTGAAATAACAAAAGAAGAAGCAAAGCTAAAGAATTTATTTGGAGAGGCTTTTAAAAATTACTGCAAACATACTCCAAAATTTTTCCCGAGCCTTTCAGTATTGTTTAAAAGGGGCGGGAATAGGATATTTTCAGTTAAGCCCAAATGGCTTAAGAAAGAATTTTCTTCTTTGGCTTGGATACTTGCTTTTTTAATCATAGCAAAGATCATTTTTAATTCTATATTAGTATGA
- a CDS encoding sulfite exporter TauE/SafE family protein — protein MQIFLSILTGLTAGFLSGVLGIGGGIIIIPALVYIFGLSQHQAQGTTLAAMVLPIGLLAAIKYYQAGNVKIGISLLVALGFFIGAFFGAGMVQNISDPMLKKGFGIFLAVVALQMILGK, from the coding sequence ATGCAGATATTTTTGAGTATTTTAACAGGCTTGACTGCAGGTTTTTTAAGCGGGGTTTTAGGTATCGGCGGTGGAATTATAATAATCCCTGCATTAGTATATATTTTTGGGTTAAGCCAGCATCAGGCGCAGGGGACAACGTTAGCGGCAATGGTTTTGCCTATCGGTTTATTGGCTGCAATCAAATATTATCAGGCTGGGAATGTAAAAATCGGAATCTCGCTTCTTGTTGCTCTGGGGTTCTTTATCGGAGCTTTTTTTGGGGCGGGTATGGTTCAGAATATTTCCGACCCAATGCTTAAGAAAGGATTTGGGATTTTTCTCGCTGTCGTAGCGCTTCAAATGATTTTGGGAAAATAA